From Burkholderia savannae, a single genomic window includes:
- a CDS encoding LOG family protein codes for MNKRKVIPSLRSLADQERATAKKARASWQMFTIMAEFIEATEYLSEIRPAVSIYGSARLKPDSPHYKLAVQIARKLSDAGFAVISGGGPGIMEAANKGAHAGKAPSVGLNIELPHEQAGNHFQDISLRFRHFFTRKVTFVKNSDAVIVMPGGFGTLDELSEVLTLIQTKKSRLVPIVLVGSEFWSGLLQWFRDQMIPMGLINPDDMNLMKVIDDPDQVLEAVLAFYEDRGEEAEEAHPPRPEEDRMFYL; via the coding sequence ATGAATAAGAGAAAAGTGATTCCGAGTCTGCGTTCGCTCGCAGATCAAGAACGCGCGACGGCGAAGAAGGCCCGCGCTTCGTGGCAGATGTTCACGATTATGGCAGAGTTTATCGAGGCGACCGAGTACCTGTCCGAGATCCGCCCTGCCGTCAGCATCTATGGTTCCGCGCGTCTGAAGCCGGATTCGCCGCACTACAAGCTCGCCGTGCAGATCGCGCGCAAGCTGTCCGACGCGGGCTTCGCCGTGATCTCCGGCGGCGGCCCGGGCATCATGGAAGCGGCGAACAAGGGCGCGCACGCGGGCAAGGCGCCGTCCGTCGGCCTGAACATCGAGCTGCCGCACGAGCAGGCCGGCAACCACTTCCAGGACATCTCGCTGCGCTTCCGCCACTTCTTCACGCGCAAGGTCACGTTCGTGAAGAACTCGGACGCGGTGATCGTGATGCCGGGCGGCTTCGGCACGCTCGATGAGCTGTCCGAAGTGCTCACGCTGATTCAGACGAAGAAATCGCGCCTCGTGCCGATCGTGCTCGTCGGCAGCGAATTCTGGAGCGGCCTGCTGCAATGGTTCCGCGACCAGATGATCCCGATGGGCCTCATCAATCCGGACGACATGAACCTGATGAAGGTGATCGACGATCCGGATCAGGTGCTCGAAGCGGTGCTCGCGTTCTACGAGGATCGCGGCGAGGAGGCCGAGGAGGCGCACCCGCCGCGGCCGGAAGAGGACCGGATGTTCTATCTGTGA